Within Amedibacterium intestinale, the genomic segment ATTGTTATCTACGATTTTATCTCCAATTTTACATTTTAATTTAGATGGATATATGGGGGTTATCGTTGCCTGCCTGATTATTTATGCAGGTGGAGGAATCATTAAGTCTGCATTAGATGAACTGCTTGGAAAAGCTCCCAGCAAAGAACTTGTACAATCTTTAAAAGACAAAATTTATGAATATGATGGAGTTTTAGGGATTCATGATTTGATTATCCATGATTATGGGGTCAATCGTTTGTTTGCCAGTGTGCATGTTGAAGTGGATTATAAAGTAGATGTTATGAAATCTCATGATATGGTTGATAATATTGAAAGAGATGTAAAAAAATCTATGGGAATAGAATTGGTTATTCATATGGACCCAATTAAAAGAGATGATCCAGTTACAAATGAATTAAAAGAATTTATAAAAAAAGCATTAAAAGCAATTCATAAGGATCTAACCCTGCATGATTTCAGGGTAGTGTCAGGAGATACCCACATGAATGTTATTTTTGATGTTGTTGTACCATATCATTTAAAATTAGAAAATAATGAAATTTTACAAGAATTAAAGAAACAGGTCGATCAGAAGTATGATGCCTGCTATTTGGTTGTTACATTTGATAAAGATTATGCAGGATAAAAAAAGAAGCAGAGCTTAAGTTTCTGCTTTTTTATTTCAACATAATGTATGTC encodes:
- a CDS encoding cation diffusion facilitator family transporter produces the protein MISFLAKTFIKDYQNTEDENVRHAYGNLTSLVGIVNNIVLFIFKFMAGTLAGSVSITADAVNNLSDAGSSIISLISFRLSSRPADEEHPFGHARYECIASMLVACLILLLGFELIKTSAGKILHPEEVLFSWVSVIVLVVSIGVKLWMYMYNHHYGKVLSSSIMEATAADSISDVMATGAVLLSTILSPILHFNLDGYMGVIVACLIIYAGGGIIKSALDELLGKAPSKELVQSLKDKIYEYDGVLGIHDLIIHDYGVNRLFASVHVEVDYKVDVMKSHDMVDNIERDVKKSMGIELVIHMDPIKRDDPVTNELKEFIKKALKAIHKDLTLHDFRVVSGDTHMNVIFDVVVPYHLKLENNEILQELKKQVDQKYDACYLVVTFDKDYAG